A DNA window from Thermosynechococcaceae cyanobacterium Okahandja contains the following coding sequences:
- the hemL gene encoding glutamate-1-semialdehyde 2,1-aminomutase, whose product MTTTALQTTKSQEIFAAAQKLMPGGVSSPVRAFKSVGGQPIVFDHVKGAHIWDVDGNQYIDYVGSWGPAIVGHAHPDVIEALHRALEKGTSFGAPCVLENILAEMVIAAVPSVEMVRFVNSGTEACMAVLRLMRAYTQREKVIKFEGCYHGHADMFLVKAGSGVATLGLPDSPGVPKATTAATLTAPYNDLEAVSRLFQAYPDEIAGVILEPVVGNAGFIPPDAGFLEGLRELTQQYGALLVFDEVMTGFRIAYGGAQEKFGVTPDLTTLGKVIGGGLPVGAYGGRAEIMKMVAPAGPVYQAGTLSGNPLAMTAGIKTLELLSRPGTYAQLDQLTGKLINGLLSAAQEFGHPVCGGHISGMFGLFFTAGPVTNYEQAKAADLQKFAAFHRGMLEQGIYLAPSQFEAGFTSLAHTEADIDRTIAAARTVLSQL is encoded by the coding sequence TTGACCACCACTGCTTTGCAAACCACCAAATCACAGGAAATTTTTGCTGCTGCCCAGAAACTCATGCCCGGCGGGGTGAGTTCGCCCGTGCGCGCCTTCAAATCCGTTGGCGGTCAGCCCATTGTCTTTGATCACGTCAAAGGTGCCCACATCTGGGATGTGGATGGCAACCAGTACATTGACTACGTCGGCTCTTGGGGGCCTGCTATTGTCGGCCATGCCCACCCTGACGTGATTGAGGCACTCCACCGTGCCCTTGAAAAAGGCACCAGCTTTGGCGCTCCCTGTGTCTTGGAAAATATTTTGGCCGAAATGGTGATCGCGGCGGTTCCCAGCGTTGAAATGGTGCGCTTTGTGAACTCGGGCACAGAAGCCTGTATGGCGGTGCTGCGCCTCATGCGCGCCTACACCCAGCGGGAAAAAGTCATTAAGTTTGAAGGCTGCTACCACGGCCACGCGGATATGTTTTTGGTGAAAGCCGGTTCAGGGGTGGCCACCCTTGGCCTGCCGGACTCCCCGGGGGTGCCTAAAGCCACCACTGCCGCGACCCTTACTGCCCCGTATAATGACCTAGAAGCCGTCAGTCGCCTGTTCCAAGCGTACCCAGACGAGATTGCCGGGGTTATTTTAGAACCCGTCGTGGGCAATGCCGGGTTTATTCCCCCTGATGCTGGCTTTTTAGAGGGGTTGCGGGAACTCACCCAGCAGTATGGTGCCCTACTGGTCTTTGATGAGGTGATGACCGGGTTCCGGATTGCCTACGGTGGTGCCCAAGAAAAATTCGGGGTCACCCCCGACCTCACTACCCTAGGCAAGGTGATTGGCGGGGGGCTGCCGGTGGGTGCCTACGGGGGTCGAGCCGAGATCATGAAAATGGTGGCACCCGCAGGCCCTGTGTATCAAGCGGGAACCCTGTCGGGGAACCCCTTGGCCATGACCGCTGGCATTAAAACCCTTGAATTGCTGAGTCGTCCGGGCACCTACGCCCAGCTTGATCAGCTTACGGGCAAACTCATCAATGGCCTCCTCAGTGCCGCCCAAGAGTTTGGTCATCCCGTCTGCGGTGGTCACATTAGTGGCATGTTTGGCCTCTTTTTCACCGCTGGGCCGGTAACCAACTACGAGCAGGCGAAAGCTGCCGACTTGCAAAAATTTGCCGCCTTTCATCGCGGGATGCTGGAGCAGGGCATTTACCTTGCGCCATCGCAGTTTGAAGCGGGCTTTACCTCCCTTGCTCATACGGAGGCCGATATTGACCGGACAATTGCCGCCGCCCGCACGGTTCTCAGTCAACTTTGA
- a CDS encoding DUF3119 family protein encodes MPTTTIATVRLAPSFGVPVAVLILSLPLWYVQWWLGLPISLFALFLALQAATLRLEFTATALDIYRGSQQIRHFPYQQWQHWEVFWPRLPILFYFREVKSIHFLPILFDGKTLVQCLQERCPRTAFIPTARND; translated from the coding sequence ATGCCGACAACCACAATCGCCACCGTACGCTTAGCGCCGTCCTTTGGGGTACCGGTGGCAGTATTGATCCTGAGCCTGCCGCTGTGGTATGTGCAGTGGTGGCTGGGGCTGCCTATCTCCCTCTTTGCCCTCTTTTTGGCACTGCAGGCGGCAACCCTACGGCTGGAATTTACGGCCACTGCCCTTGACATCTATCGCGGCAGCCAGCAAATTCGCCACTTTCCCTATCAGCAGTGGCAGCACTGGGAGGTCTTTTGGCCGCGCTTACCGATTCTGTTTTATTTTCGTGAGGTCAAGAGTATTCATTTCTTACCGATTCTGTTTGATGGCAAAACTTTAGTACAATGCCTGCAAGAACGCTGCCCACGTACGGCTTTTATTCCCACGGCTCGCAATGACTGA
- a CDS encoding DUF3086 domain-containing protein: protein MTDDSTSIPKTTTAAPDTAEAALADLTARRDALNAEIASLEAAFHRLAHTHLQELEEKHQALQLSIEQLERRKERIEQELRQNFVGASQELAIRVQGFKEFLVNSMQELAATVEEMDLLPKAAPEPPAPVAEPSPPPKLVLDEGFQEEASRIKDLLEQYRTHPNYYGPPWQLRRTFEPLHAERVESWFFDLGGRGALRSLPSRLQNILVASAIISILRDFYGDLLRVLVLADSPERLGDWRRGLQDCLGINRQDFGPEQGVALFESADALAFRADRLEQEDYLPLILIDDSLEQVSLSLLQYPLLLGFAPEPQLRRSNEFFE, encoded by the coding sequence ATGACTGATGATTCCACGTCAATTCCCAAGACAACGACGGCTGCGCCGGACACGGCTGAAGCAGCCTTAGCGGATCTGACGGCACGGCGGGATGCCCTCAACGCAGAAATTGCTAGCCTTGAGGCGGCATTTCATCGCCTTGCCCACACCCATTTACAGGAGCTAGAAGAAAAGCACCAGGCGCTACAACTGAGTATTGAGCAGTTAGAGCGACGCAAGGAGCGAATTGAACAGGAACTGCGCCAAAATTTTGTGGGTGCATCCCAAGAACTGGCAATTCGGGTGCAGGGCTTCAAGGAATTTCTGGTCAACAGTATGCAGGAGTTGGCGGCAACGGTGGAGGAAATGGATCTGCTGCCTAAGGCGGCACCGGAACCCCCAGCGCCAGTGGCTGAGCCCAGTCCACCACCGAAGCTGGTCTTGGATGAAGGGTTTCAGGAGGAGGCCAGTCGAATTAAGGATCTACTGGAGCAGTACCGCACCCATCCCAATTACTATGGCCCACCGTGGCAGTTGCGGCGCACGTTTGAGCCGCTGCATGCGGAGCGGGTGGAAAGTTGGTTTTTTGATCTGGGGGGGCGGGGGGCGCTACGCTCCCTGCCAAGTCGCCTCCAGAATATCCTTGTGGCCTCGGCCATTATTTCAATTCTGCGGGATTTTTACGGTGACCTGTTGCGGGTGTTGGTCCTAGCCGATTCACCGGAGCGCTTAGGGGACTGGCGGCGCGGCCTACAGGATTGCTTGGGCATCAACCGCCAAGATTTTGGTCCTGAGCAGGGGGTGGCCCTCTTTGAGTCGGCGGATGCGCTGGCGTTCCGCGCCGATCGCCTCGAGCAGGAGGACTACCTGCCCCTAATTTTAATTGATGACTCCCTGGAGCAGGTGAGTTTATCCCTGCTGCAATACCCACTCCTGCTGGGTTTTGCCCCTGAACCCCAATTGCGGCGCAGCAATGAATTTTTTGAATAG
- the plsY gene encoding glycerol-3-phosphate 1-O-acyltransferase PlsY, which produces MTTAVILGCMALVSYLLGSIPTGYWLARSLRGIDIREHGSGSTGATNVLRVVGKGPGLLTFVVDVLKGTGAVLMGRWLFGQPWSGVPAAWADYCLLAIALIAVIGHSKPIWLGWRGGKSVATSLGVLLALNWPTALASFGVFLVVLAFSRIVSLGSIIAALSLPVWFWVFTGSLPFVGFSLLASAFVIWRHQSNIQRLLSGTEPRLGASS; this is translated from the coding sequence GTGACCACTGCTGTCATTCTTGGGTGCATGGCCTTGGTCAGCTACCTGCTCGGCTCGATTCCCACCGGCTATTGGCTGGCTCGATCGCTACGGGGCATTGATATTCGCGAGCATGGCTCTGGCTCCACTGGGGCTACGAATGTGTTGCGGGTGGTGGGTAAAGGGCCGGGGCTGTTGACGTTTGTGGTGGATGTCCTGAAGGGCACAGGGGCGGTGCTGATGGGCCGCTGGTTGTTTGGCCAGCCCTGGAGTGGGGTGCCAGCGGCTTGGGCGGACTACTGCCTGTTGGCGATCGCCCTGATTGCGGTGATCGGCCACAGTAAACCCATTTGGCTGGGATGGCGGGGGGGCAAATCCGTGGCCACCAGTTTGGGGGTGCTGTTGGCGCTCAATTGGCCGACGGCTCTAGCCAGCTTTGGCGTGTTTCTTGTGGTCTTGGCCTTCAGCCGTATTGTCTCCCTTGGCTCGATTATTGCTGCTTTATCGCTGCCGGTATGGTTTTGGGTGTTTACCGGCTCGCTGCCGTTTGTGGGTTTTAGCCTCTTGGCCAGTGCCTTTGTCATCTGGCGGCATCAGAGTAATATCCAACGCCTGCTCTCAGGAACGGAACCACGGTTGGGGGCATCCTCCTAG
- a CDS encoding SMC family ATPase — MYIQRLTLRNFKTHRDRSVDFLPGVNVICGENGAGKTSLLEAIAWVLFDATSGYGAGFNKVIIRKGATEAEATVQFISAVDGRSYLVKRSTRRGYSIFDPQLQAVLLSDRAEVQQWLKEHLGVSRSLSLKDLFEQVIGIPQGMMTADFLNSPAQRRAIFEPILQVNDYRQAYEAALALVQYSQARLQALRETIARHEQELAQRQDYAAKATALAAELAQDYQARDRLAQALQELAQERDSLAAAAATLDRLRQERQQVERQLEQQAQLRRDRQRQLAAAQLSQTRCQEHQDTYDRYRHQQQVLHTLEQELRQRIPLEQRLRQLEEAQQQTATQLARLEAERQAIATIDAQLAALAPQIATAERLEAELAASQAQLRQAEQAAQDLAHLEQQQQRAHARLAELEQQLATLEAQRPLAATLTAKQQERDRLQAQFNHATAARAFAATLAPLVNRATAQATSTETLTRQALEALTAARDLALLTPTVDLGLQALQQLSANHQELLAHLQELLYSLEADSPEHLLPLLERLDAEIAAATSAERALQQWPPLAAEKARLEAHLADLGDRQQQLAPLGHQLAALQRQCTDLAADLEALGHPRAQQRILIEQQQAAPKLETAIQQLQQQHTQRQQELAPLYEQRQHYQTLEQQRQALSHELAALEYGYQTYLQHQQQASQIGAYQAALEEADTTYAALQATRTALEQEYQIQLQRVDSERLKEVSDRYAHLQQQYQSLLGAIPEKEKQYQSYTALLQHLDTVAQELERTQQHLSRSQQRHHFIETAREIYRQSGPRVSEAYLHRISHTADRLFRELLNRPDVALRWLPDYDIQVNEGGYWRSFRSLSGGEQMCAALAVRLALLRILAATDIAFFDEPTTNMDQERRQQLAESLANLKSFRQLFVISHDETFAALTEHTIHLERDTA, encoded by the coding sequence GTGTACATTCAACGGCTGACGCTGAGGAATTTTAAGACCCATCGCGATCGCAGCGTGGACTTTTTGCCTGGGGTTAATGTGATTTGTGGCGAGAATGGTGCGGGCAAAACAAGTCTATTAGAAGCCATTGCCTGGGTGCTGTTTGATGCCACCTCCGGTTATGGGGCTGGCTTTAACAAGGTCATTATTCGCAAGGGCGCTACCGAAGCGGAGGCCACCGTCCAGTTTATTTCGGCGGTGGATGGGCGCTCGTACCTTGTCAAACGCAGTACCCGCCGCGGCTACAGTATCTTTGATCCCCAATTACAGGCGGTGCTCCTCTCGGATCGCGCAGAGGTTCAGCAATGGCTTAAGGAGCATTTGGGGGTCAGTCGTTCCTTATCGCTTAAGGATCTGTTTGAGCAGGTGATTGGCATCCCCCAAGGGATGATGACGGCTGATTTTCTCAACTCCCCTGCCCAGCGCCGTGCCATTTTTGAACCGATTTTGCAGGTGAACGACTACCGCCAAGCCTACGAGGCGGCCTTGGCCTTAGTCCAGTACTCCCAAGCCCGTTTACAGGCTCTACGGGAAACCATTGCCCGCCACGAGCAGGAACTGGCACAGCGGCAGGACTACGCCGCTAAGGCCACGGCACTGGCGGCTGAACTTGCCCAAGACTACCAAGCGCGGGATCGGTTGGCGCAAGCCCTGCAGGAGCTAGCCCAGGAGCGGGACAGCCTCGCCGCCGCCGCCGCCACCCTAGACCGCTTGCGTCAGGAACGGCAACAGGTGGAACGGCAACTGGAGCAACAGGCCCAACTGCGGCGCGATCGCCAACGGCAACTGGCGGCAGCCCAACTCAGTCAAACCCGCTGCCAAGAGCACCAAGACACCTACGATCGCTATCGCCACCAGCAACAGGTCCTGCACACCCTTGAGCAAGAGCTACGGCAGCGCATCCCTCTAGAGCAGCGGCTTCGCCAGCTAGAGGAGGCTCAGCAGCAAACCGCAACTCAACTGGCCCGACTGGAGGCGGAACGCCAGGCGATCGCCACCATTGATGCCCAACTGGCGGCGCTGGCTCCCCAAATTGCTACAGCAGAACGCCTTGAGGCCGAACTGGCCGCTAGCCAAGCGCAACTGCGGCAGGCCGAACAGGCCGCCCAAGACCTTGCCCATCTCGAACAGCAGCAGCAGCGTGCCCACGCACGCCTTGCCGAACTCGAACAGCAACTGGCCACCCTTGAGGCGCAACGCCCCCTTGCGGCCACCTTAACGGCCAAACAGCAGGAGCGGGATCGGCTCCAAGCCCAGTTCAACCACGCCACCGCCGCCCGTGCCTTTGCGGCAACCCTTGCTCCCCTTGTTAACCGCGCCACCGCCCAAGCAACGAGCACTGAGACCCTCACTCGCCAAGCCCTAGAAGCCCTGACGGCGGCCCGCGACCTTGCCCTGCTCACCCCCACTGTGGACTTGGGGTTACAGGCCTTGCAACAGTTGAGCGCCAACCATCAGGAATTGCTCGCGCACCTACAGGAGCTCCTCTATAGCCTTGAGGCAGATTCACCGGAACATCTGCTTCCGCTGCTAGAGCGCCTTGATGCAGAAATTGCCGCCGCCACCAGTGCCGAGCGCGCCCTCCAGCAATGGCCTCCCTTAGCCGCTGAAAAAGCACGCCTAGAGGCACATTTGGCCGACCTTGGCGATCGCCAGCAGCAGCTTGCCCCCCTTGGCCACCAGTTAGCAGCCCTACAACGGCAATGCACTGACCTTGCGGCAGATTTAGAGGCACTAGGCCACCCCCGCGCCCAGCAACGGATACTGATCGAGCAACAGCAGGCGGCACCAAAGCTTGAAACAGCGATCCAACAACTACAACAGCAGCACACTCAACGTCAACAGGAGCTTGCCCCCCTCTACGAGCAACGCCAGCACTATCAAACCCTTGAGCAGCAGCGACAAGCCCTCAGCCATGAACTAGCCGCCTTAGAGTACGGCTACCAAACCTACCTTCAGCACCAGCAGCAGGCCAGCCAAATAGGGGCTTATCAGGCGGCTCTGGAAGAGGCAGACACCACCTACGCAGCCCTACAGGCCACTCGTACCGCCTTAGAGCAGGAGTATCAAATACAGTTGCAGCGGGTTGATAGCGAACGGCTGAAGGAGGTCAGCGATCGCTACGCGCACCTACAGCAGCAGTACCAGAGCCTGCTGGGGGCAATTCCCGAAAAGGAAAAACAATACCAGAGTTATACCGCGCTCCTACAGCACCTTGACACCGTTGCCCAAGAGCTAGAGCGCACGCAGCAGCACCTGAGCCGCTCTCAACAGCGTCATCACTTTATTGAAACGGCGCGCGAGATTTATCGCCAAAGCGGCCCGCGGGTGAGTGAAGCGTACTTACACCGCATTTCCCACACAGCGGATCGCCTCTTTCGTGAGCTGCTCAACCGCCCGGATGTGGCGCTGCGGTGGCTGCCCGACTACGATATCCAAGTGAATGAAGGGGGGTACTGGCGCAGCTTTAGAAGCTTATCTGGCGGTGAGCAGATGTGTGCCGCCCTTGCGGTGCGCCTTGCCCTACTGCGAATTTTAGCGGCAACCGATATTGCCTTTTTTGACGAACCCACCACCAACATGGATCAAGAACGGCGGCAACAACTGGCCGAAAGCCTTGCCAACCTCAAAAGTTTCCGGCAGCTATTTGTCATTAGTCACGATGAAACCTTTGCCGCCCTCACAGAACATACCATCCACCTAGAGCGAGACACCGCCTAG
- a CDS encoding FHA domain-containing protein produces the protein MHSLAQERHVLILNLVGGRRAIALEAAAYSLGRDESNAIVLDFETVSRQHAILLRVPVPGTTNYRYRLVDGNANGKPSTNGTFVNGKRISSHELHHGDVILFGRKAKASYMMVSMADTEFSQYLQSIDFQSIKSDLRGAKETLVGMELSGELRRPPSRELVGAAKTALGADPEPAKPIAKDTLASEAGADSGQANKATVHEPSHHPALGWMIGLGAIAIVVAAIFAGAYLRPSDPPPAPPTQAS, from the coding sequence ATGCACAGCTTGGCACAAGAGCGCCACGTTTTAATTTTGAATTTGGTGGGCGGGCGACGCGCGATTGCCCTTGAGGCCGCCGCCTACTCCTTAGGACGCGATGAGAGCAACGCCATTGTCCTCGACTTTGAGACGGTATCGCGGCAGCACGCCATCTTGTTGCGGGTGCCAGTCCCCGGTACCACCAACTACCGCTATCGCCTTGTGGATGGTAACGCCAATGGCAAACCCAGCACCAATGGCACCTTTGTCAATGGCAAACGCATTTCCAGCCATGAGTTGCACCACGGCGATGTCATTCTCTTTGGTCGTAAAGCCAAAGCCTCTTACATGATGGTCTCTATGGCCGACACCGAGTTTAGCCAGTACCTGCAATCCATTGACTTCCAAAGCATTAAATCGGATCTGCGCGGTGCCAAGGAAACCTTGGTGGGCATGGAACTGAGTGGCGAGTTACGCCGTCCCCCGAGTCGGGAGTTGGTCGGAGCCGCCAAAACCGCTCTCGGTGCAGACCCCGAACCCGCCAAGCCCATCGCCAAAGACACACTGGCCAGTGAGGCGGGCGCAGACTCCGGCCAAGCCAATAAGGCAACGGTGCACGAACCCTCGCACCACCCGGCCTTGGGGTGGATGATCGGCCTCGGGGCGATCGCCATCGTGGTGGCCGCTATTTTTGCCGGTGCCTACCTGCGTCCTTCTGACCCGCCACCAGCACCCCCTACCCAAGCCTCATAG
- a CDS encoding 2Fe-2S iron-sulfur cluster-binding protein — protein sequence MTKRDHSKVYSVTLVNEAKGLNKTIRVHADEYILDAAEAQGIPLPYSCRAGACVNCAGRILKGTLDQSDHSFLKEKELQAGFALLCAAYPTSDCVISTHEEDNLLNLT from the coding sequence ATGACAAAGCGTGATCATAGCAAAGTGTATAGCGTCACCTTGGTCAACGAAGCGAAGGGTCTGAACAAAACCATTCGCGTTCATGCCGATGAATACATCCTCGATGCGGCTGAAGCTCAGGGGATCCCGTTGCCCTACTCCTGTCGCGCAGGTGCCTGTGTCAACTGTGCTGGGCGTATCCTCAAGGGTACCCTCGACCAATCGGATCACTCGTTTCTCAAAGAGAAAGAGCTACAAGCGGGCTTTGCGCTCCTGTGTGCGGCCTACCCCACCTCCGACTGCGTCATTTCAACACATGAAGAAGATAATTTACTCAACTTAACCTAG